A region from the Triticum urartu cultivar G1812 chromosome 1, Tu2.1, whole genome shotgun sequence genome encodes:
- the LOC125523472 gene encoding protein SULFUR DEFICIENCY-INDUCED 2-like: MAAPPPSKRRGGGGGGGVEKKDLFHVVHKVPAGDSPYVRAKHLQLVEKDAEASIVWFWKAINSGDRVDSALKDMAVVMKQQDRAEEAIEAIRSFRHLCSRQAQESLDNLLIDLYKKCGKVDEQIELLKQKLKMICLGEAFNGKITKTARSHGKKFQVSIQQEMSRILGNLGWAYMQQNNYEAAELVYRKAQTIVPDANRACNLGLCLIKQGRHQEAVQVLEDVLLRRISGLDDDKAVARAEQLLSELGPTTHVSSPFDIGLSFTEEIMERLDLVMNEWTPFRSRRLPVFEELDAFRDQMAC; the protein is encoded by the exons ATGGCCGCACCTCCACCCTCCaagaggagaggcggcggcggtggcgggggtgtggagaagaaggatctgTTCCACGTCGTCCACAAGGTGCCCGCCGGCGACAGCCCCTACGTCCGGGCCAAGCACCTCCAG CTCGTGGAGAAGGACGCGGAGGCGTCGATCGTGTGGTTCTGGAAGGCGATCAACTCCGGGGACAGGGTGGACAGCGCGCTCAAGGACATGGCCGTGGTGATGAAGCAGCAGGACCGCGCCGAGGAGGCCATAGAGGCCATCAGATCCTTCAGGCACCTCTGCTCCAGGCAGGCTCAGGAGTCCCTCGACAACCTGCTCATCGACCTCTACAAG AAATGCGGAAAAGTCGACGAGCAGATAGAGCTGCTGAAACAGAAGCTCAAGATGATATGCCTCGGCGAGGCCTTCAACGGGAAGATCACCAAGACGGCCCGCTCCCACGGCAAGAAGTTCCAGGTCTCGATCCAGCAGGAGATGTCACGCATTCTG GGTAACCTTGGCTGGGCTTACATGCAGCAGAACAACTATGAAGCCGCAGAATTGGTGTATCGGAAGGCCCAGACTATCGTACCTGATGCCAACAGGGCGTGCAACCTCGGGCTGTGCTTGATCAAGCAGGGCAGGCATCAGGAGGCAGTGCAAGTACTCGAGGATGTCCTACTTCGCAGAATCTCCGGGTTGGATGACGACAAGGCGGTTGCCCGAGCTGAGCAGCTCCTTAGTGAGCTCGGTCCGACTACACATGTTTCATCGCCCTTTGATATTGGCTTGAGTTTCACTGAAGAGATCATGGAGAGACTAGACCTTGTGATGAATGAGTGGACACCGTTCAGGTCGAGGCGTCTGCCTGTATTCGAGGAGTTAGATGCATTCAGGGACCAGATGGCTTGTTGA